From Cellulosimicrobium sp. ES-005, one genomic window encodes:
- a CDS encoding DUF4194 domain-containing protein, whose translation MSTTRTARDPELSVVVTSLLKGVVYRESGEALWRDLLAREAQVRDTVAMMGLQVVVDEGDGYAYLRSQPEHERDERVPRLIPRRELPFDVSLLLALLRKRLAQADSEGGDTRLVLARTEIVDLLRVFLAQDAGAAANEARLVDRVDGLVRRVVELGFLRPAGRPDPDGSPAGGAPGEDGDPASGDARRYEVRRILKAFVDAQWLADFDARLAQYLELAADGAGTGPGSRAGAAATGTSAGTGAGTGAGTSASTTTRTVA comes from the coding sequence GTGAGCACGACCCGCACCGCGCGCGACCCGGAGCTGTCCGTCGTCGTGACGTCGCTGCTCAAGGGCGTCGTCTACCGCGAGTCCGGCGAGGCGCTGTGGCGCGACCTGCTCGCGCGCGAGGCGCAGGTGCGCGACACCGTCGCGATGATGGGCCTGCAGGTCGTCGTCGACGAGGGCGACGGCTACGCCTACCTGCGCTCGCAGCCCGAGCACGAGCGCGACGAGCGCGTGCCGCGCCTCATCCCGCGCCGCGAGCTGCCGTTCGACGTGAGCCTGCTGCTCGCGCTGCTGCGCAAGCGGCTCGCGCAGGCCGACTCCGAGGGCGGTGACACGCGGCTCGTGCTCGCGCGCACGGAGATCGTCGACCTGCTGCGGGTGTTCCTCGCGCAGGACGCCGGCGCGGCGGCCAACGAGGCCCGGCTGGTGGACCGCGTGGACGGGCTCGTGCGGCGCGTCGTGGAGCTGGGCTTCCTGCGCCCGGCGGGCCGCCCCGACCCGGACGGCTCGCCCGCCGGGGGCGCCCCGGGCGAGGACGGCGACCCGGCCTCCGGCGACGCGCGGCGGTACGAGGTGCGGCGCATCCTCAAGGCGTTCGTCGACGCGCAGTGGCTCGCGGACTTCGACGCGCGCCTCGCGCAGTACCTGGAGCTCGCCGCGGACGGCGCCGGGACGGGACCGGGGTCGCGCGCGGGCGCAGCGGCCACCGGGACGAGCGCAGGGACGGGCGCAGGGACGGGCGCAGGGACGAGCGCGAGCACGACGACGAGGACGGTGGCGTGA
- a CDS encoding ATP-binding protein: MEGLFSAVELHDPAADLDARAGFRLERLEVLNWGTFDQRVWAFDLDGRNALLTGDIGSGKSTIVDAVTTLLVPSHRISYNKAAGAGARERSLRSYVAGHYKSERDEATGTTRHVGLRERGTYSVVLGRFSNRGFDQEVTLAQVFWLAPGQSGQPDRFFVTADRPLTITEDFAGFGGDVAALRRRLRESGAQVRDHFPEYGRDFRRLLGIPSEQAMDLFHQTVSMKSVGDLGEFVREHMLEPFDADRWTDRLVAHFDDLTSAHDAVVRATAQIERLAPLLADCDAHDALGERSAALVARRDALRAFTASRRVADLDGLIGALDERVADGESRRQRVGDELGLLAAERQRLELERAGHGGDRLAAIEGEVARREVERAARERRVARLAGYAAAAGLTLGGPDGAEPGVSPQGEDVVGSQPGFGGGAAGVAAALVDAAAFAALRRAADDAAVRVRDDLARAEERAGEVAAELRAVEQETADVKAELGSLADRRSNLPRTHLEVRDRLCAGVGLSPADVPFVGELLAVRTEHADWEGAAERVLRGFALSLLVPAAHYDAVSAWVDREHLGLRLVYHRVPERVPAARPAPRDDVPLLADLLDVRQLDDAPSLTAWVEAELERRADHACAPDLDAFRRLPRAITRAGQVKHSPDHHEKNDTRAVDDRRGYVLGWSTQAKIDALLEQAAEVTARRDTLARRRDEAAAARGDLQARSAALGRLDVYRDWDELDRGAETARIAELAEEKRRLEQASDELGRIATLLDDNARRHGELEAERDRVVATLGADRHALDEARTARERARAVLDGAGEALDEETTAALTAEFDRELAAVGAAGTDRDGVGRDGATGPTRTADLDAVENAVRSRLTAEAEQAQRERADLGTRIAGQMASFRSAYPVETAELDADVRSADGYREIHDRLVRDDLPRFEADFKAYLNTNAIRDIAGFAAELAKQADVIRDRIDTINDSLRAIDYNPGRYIRLEMSRTPNLEVREFQQDLRACTDGDGILAEDDRALAEGDGSLADGALSYSEDRFLRVKALVERFRGREGMTDLDEAWRRRVTDVRNWFVLSASERSRADDSEHEHYSDSGGKSGGQKEKLAYTVLAASLAYQFKLDWGAVRSTAFRFVVIDEAFGRGSDESTRFALELFRRLGLQLLIVTPLQKIHVIEPYISAVGFVDNPSGRSSRLRTLSIAAYRDGRTTGEAPPSDAGLETAAEPEPAAR; this comes from the coding sequence ATGGAGGGCCTGTTCAGCGCGGTCGAGCTGCACGACCCGGCGGCGGACCTCGACGCCCGGGCGGGCTTCCGCCTCGAACGGCTGGAGGTGCTCAACTGGGGCACGTTCGACCAGCGCGTGTGGGCGTTCGACCTCGACGGGCGCAACGCGCTCCTCACGGGCGACATCGGGTCGGGCAAGTCGACGATCGTCGACGCCGTGACGACGCTGCTCGTGCCGTCGCACCGCATCTCCTACAACAAGGCGGCCGGGGCGGGCGCGCGCGAGCGGTCCCTGCGGTCGTACGTCGCGGGGCACTACAAGTCGGAGCGCGACGAGGCGACGGGCACGACGCGCCACGTCGGGCTGCGTGAGCGCGGCACGTACTCGGTCGTGCTGGGACGGTTCTCCAACCGCGGGTTCGACCAGGAGGTCACGCTCGCCCAGGTGTTCTGGCTCGCGCCGGGGCAGTCGGGCCAGCCCGACCGGTTCTTCGTCACCGCGGACCGTCCGCTGACGATCACCGAGGACTTCGCCGGGTTCGGCGGCGACGTGGCGGCGCTGCGACGTCGCCTGCGCGAGTCGGGCGCCCAGGTGCGCGACCACTTCCCCGAGTACGGGCGCGACTTCCGTCGTCTGCTCGGCATCCCGTCGGAGCAGGCCATGGACCTGTTCCACCAGACGGTGTCGATGAAGTCGGTGGGCGACCTCGGCGAGTTCGTGCGCGAGCACATGCTCGAGCCGTTCGACGCGGACCGCTGGACGGACCGGCTCGTCGCGCACTTCGACGACCTCACGAGCGCGCACGACGCCGTCGTGCGGGCCACCGCGCAGATCGAGCGGCTCGCGCCGCTGCTCGCGGACTGCGACGCGCACGACGCGCTGGGGGAGCGGTCTGCCGCGCTCGTGGCGCGCCGCGACGCCCTGCGCGCGTTCACGGCCTCGCGGCGGGTGGCCGACCTCGACGGGCTCATCGGCGCCCTCGACGAGCGCGTCGCGGACGGCGAGTCCCGCCGCCAGCGGGTCGGCGACGAGCTGGGGCTCCTCGCGGCCGAGCGGCAGCGGCTCGAGCTCGAGCGCGCGGGGCACGGCGGCGACCGGCTCGCGGCGATCGAGGGCGAGGTCGCGCGCCGCGAGGTCGAGCGCGCCGCGCGCGAGCGCCGCGTCGCCCGGCTCGCGGGCTACGCCGCCGCCGCAGGCCTGACGCTCGGCGGCCCGGACGGTGCCGAACCCGGGGTTTCTCCCCAGGGCGAGGACGTCGTGGGGAGCCAGCCAGGGTTCGGCGGAGGGGCGGCGGGCGTGGCTGCCGCGCTCGTCGACGCCGCGGCGTTCGCCGCGCTGCGGCGTGCGGCCGACGACGCCGCGGTGCGCGTGCGCGACGACCTCGCCCGGGCGGAGGAGCGGGCGGGCGAGGTCGCCGCGGAGCTGCGCGCCGTCGAGCAGGAGACCGCCGACGTCAAGGCCGAGCTCGGGAGCCTCGCCGACCGCCGCTCCAACCTGCCGCGCACCCACCTGGAGGTGCGCGACCGGCTGTGCGCCGGCGTCGGGCTCTCCCCGGCGGACGTGCCGTTCGTCGGCGAGCTGCTCGCGGTGCGCACCGAGCACGCCGACTGGGAGGGCGCGGCCGAGCGCGTGCTGCGCGGTTTCGCGCTCTCGTTGCTCGTGCCGGCCGCGCACTACGACGCCGTGTCCGCGTGGGTCGACCGCGAGCACCTGGGCCTGCGGCTCGTGTACCACCGGGTGCCCGAGCGCGTCCCGGCCGCCCGGCCCGCGCCGCGCGACGACGTCCCGCTGCTCGCCGACCTGCTCGACGTGCGGCAGCTCGACGACGCGCCGTCACTCACGGCGTGGGTCGAGGCCGAGCTGGAGCGGCGCGCCGACCACGCGTGCGCGCCGGACCTCGACGCGTTCCGCCGCCTCCCGCGCGCGATCACGCGCGCGGGCCAGGTGAAGCACTCGCCGGACCATCACGAGAAGAACGACACGCGTGCCGTCGACGACCGCCGCGGCTACGTGCTCGGCTGGTCGACGCAGGCCAAGATCGACGCGCTGCTGGAGCAGGCGGCCGAGGTGACCGCGCGGCGCGACACGCTCGCGCGGCGCCGCGACGAGGCCGCCGCCGCCCGGGGCGACCTCCAGGCGCGCTCGGCCGCGCTCGGCCGGCTCGACGTCTACCGCGACTGGGACGAGCTCGACCGCGGCGCCGAGACGGCGCGCATCGCCGAGCTCGCCGAGGAGAAGCGGCGGCTCGAGCAGGCGAGCGACGAGCTCGGCCGGATCGCGACGCTGCTCGACGACAACGCGCGTCGCCACGGCGAGCTCGAGGCCGAGCGCGACCGCGTCGTCGCGACGCTCGGCGCCGACCGGCACGCGCTCGACGAGGCGCGCACCGCGCGCGAGCGGGCGCGGGCCGTGCTCGACGGCGCGGGCGAGGCGCTCGACGAGGAGACGACGGCCGCCCTCACCGCGGAGTTCGACCGCGAGCTCGCGGCGGTCGGCGCGGCCGGCACCGACCGGGACGGTGTCGGCCGGGACGGCGCGACCGGCCCGACGCGCACGGCCGACCTGGACGCCGTCGAGAACGCGGTGCGCTCGCGGCTCACCGCCGAGGCCGAGCAGGCGCAGCGCGAGCGCGCGGACCTCGGGACGCGGATCGCGGGGCAGATGGCCTCGTTCCGGTCGGCGTACCCGGTCGAGACGGCGGAGCTCGACGCGGACGTGCGCTCGGCCGACGGCTACCGCGAGATCCACGACCGGCTCGTGCGCGACGACCTCCCGCGGTTCGAGGCCGACTTCAAGGCGTACCTCAACACGAACGCGATCCGCGACATCGCCGGCTTCGCGGCCGAGCTCGCCAAGCAGGCCGACGTCATCCGCGACCGGATCGACACGATCAACGACTCGCTCCGCGCGATCGACTACAACCCGGGCCGGTACATCCGCCTGGAGATGTCGCGCACGCCCAACCTCGAGGTACGGGAGTTCCAGCAGGACCTGCGCGCGTGCACCGACGGCGACGGGATCCTCGCCGAGGACGACCGCGCGCTCGCCGAGGGCGACGGGTCGCTCGCCGACGGCGCGCTGTCGTACTCGGAGGACCGGTTCCTGCGGGTCAAGGCGCTCGTCGAGCGGTTCCGTGGTCGCGAGGGCATGACGGACCTCGACGAGGCGTGGCGCCGCCGCGTGACCGACGTCCGCAACTGGTTCGTGCTCTCCGCGTCGGAGCGCTCGCGTGCCGACGACTCCGAGCACGAGCACTACTCCGACTCCGGCGGCAAGTCCGGCGGCCAGAAGGAGAAGCTCGCGTACACCGTGCTCGCGGCGTCCCTCGCCTACCAGTTCAAGCTCGACTGGGGCGCGGTGCGGTCGACGGCGTTCCGGTTCGTCGTCATCGACGAGGCGTTCGGTCGGGGGTCGGACGAGTCGACCCGGTTCGCGCTCGAGCTGTTCCGCCGCCTCGGGCTGCAGCTGCTCATCGTCACGCCGCTGCAGAAGATCCACGTCATCGAGCCCTACATCTCGGCCGTCGGGTTCGTCGACAATCCCTCGGGGCGGTCCTCTCGCCTGCGGACCCTGTCGATCGCCGCCTACCGTGACGGTCGCACGACCGGCGAGGCGCCGCCCTCGGACGCCGGACTCGAGACCGCAGCGGAGCCCGAGCCCGCCGCGAGGTAG
- a CDS encoding helix-turn-helix domain-containing protein, whose amino-acid sequence MTDAIPARSATDAAPARTPRPRRTRPATLERREEILRAAMRVFGSKGYHQGSLAEVAEQVGITHAGVLHHFGSKDRLLTEVLEFRDRVDVEHLEGQHIPGGLDLFRHLVKTAAINAERPGIVQAYTVLTGEAVTDGHPASAWVTERFTGLRADIAGALREVVEERRAAGDTETDYELTDAALDLAASTIIGAMDGLQTQWLLDPDAVDLAESTAFAIEAILASTLAGARRPRPLD is encoded by the coding sequence ATGACCGACGCCATCCCCGCGCGGAGCGCCACCGACGCCGCCCCCGCACGGACGCCCCGCCCCCGCCGCACCCGCCCCGCGACGCTCGAGCGCCGCGAGGAGATCCTGCGCGCGGCGATGCGCGTGTTCGGGTCCAAGGGCTACCACCAGGGCTCGCTCGCCGAGGTCGCCGAGCAGGTCGGCATCACGCACGCCGGGGTGCTGCACCACTTCGGTTCCAAGGACCGCCTGCTCACCGAGGTGCTGGAGTTCCGGGACCGCGTCGACGTCGAGCACCTCGAGGGGCAGCACATCCCCGGCGGGCTCGACCTGTTCCGGCACCTGGTCAAGACCGCCGCGATCAACGCCGAGCGGCCCGGGATCGTCCAGGCGTACACCGTGCTCACGGGCGAGGCCGTCACCGACGGCCACCCGGCGAGCGCCTGGGTCACCGAACGCTTCACCGGCCTGCGGGCCGACATCGCGGGCGCGCTGCGCGAGGTGGTCGAGGAGCGCCGCGCCGCGGGCGACACCGAGACGGACTACGAGCTCACCGACGCCGCGCTCGACCTCGCCGCCTCCACGATCATCGGCGCGATGGACGGCCTCCAGACCCAGTGGCTGCTCGACCCCGACGCCGTGGACCTCGCCGAGTCGACCGCGTTCGCGATCGAGGCGATCCTCGCCTCGACCCTCGCCGGGGCCCGGCGACCGCGCCCGCTCGACTGA
- a CDS encoding ABC transporter substrate-binding protein, with the protein MTTRSVTRRTVRTVPRRAAVAVAVAAPVALVAAACGLATPTDEPTPTAVPAVLTIGMPNSVDEEDNNPFDSGSAAQKLGYANVLYEPLAQVNLVDPAQDPTPWLASEWSWDAGYTELRVTVREGVLWSDGEPLTPDDVAFTFGLRRDVPALNPDLLPYDDVRVEGRDVVVTFGSGQYVNRTKAINTFVVPEHVWADRPAETLLEDPNVDPVGTGPYVLEEFTTDGATLVARDDYWGGPLAVPELRYVAFPDNDSLTAAYVSGEVQWGWAYIPGYERVYLAADPEHLHQFAPTGLAIDALFLNTQVPPFDDVAVRRALNIVLDREDISNYATSGVWPALRSATGLPLPAGEPFLAPDLADRRLTVDVPGATAILEDAGYDLVDGVLQDEDGVPVTFTLTNPSGWTDYMWELEAVKDAAARLGIVATVEGQDEAEWFDKIGTGDFQASMHWTDGGATPWDTYSSQMNGAHLRPLGTSADANFGRFQDPDADAAFLVYASSTDAAERAAALATIQHVYVDQVPAIPLLGRPTAAQYSTVAYTGFPSDADPYASPQPTSPAASLILTRLVPSAGE; encoded by the coding sequence GTGACCACTCGTTCCGTCACCCGCCGTACCGTCCGCACCGTGCCGCGTCGCGCGGCCGTCGCGGTCGCCGTCGCTGCGCCGGTCGCGCTCGTCGCCGCGGCGTGCGGTCTCGCGACCCCGACCGACGAGCCCACGCCGACGGCCGTCCCCGCCGTGCTGACGATCGGGATGCCCAACTCGGTGGACGAGGAGGACAACAACCCCTTCGACAGCGGGTCCGCCGCGCAGAAGCTCGGCTACGCGAACGTCCTCTACGAGCCGCTCGCGCAGGTCAACCTCGTCGACCCGGCCCAGGACCCGACCCCCTGGCTCGCGAGCGAGTGGTCCTGGGACGCGGGCTACACGGAGCTGCGGGTCACGGTCCGCGAGGGCGTGCTCTGGTCCGACGGCGAGCCCCTCACGCCCGACGACGTCGCCTTCACGTTCGGGCTCCGCAGGGACGTCCCCGCGCTCAACCCGGACCTCCTCCCGTACGACGACGTGCGCGTCGAGGGGAGGGACGTCGTCGTGACGTTCGGGAGCGGCCAGTACGTCAACCGCACCAAGGCGATCAACACGTTCGTCGTGCCCGAGCACGTGTGGGCCGACCGCCCCGCCGAGACGCTCCTGGAGGACCCGAACGTCGACCCGGTCGGCACGGGGCCGTACGTCCTCGAGGAGTTCACGACCGACGGTGCCACGCTCGTCGCCCGGGACGACTACTGGGGCGGTCCGCTCGCCGTCCCGGAGCTGCGATACGTCGCGTTCCCGGACAACGACTCCCTCACCGCGGCGTACGTGAGCGGCGAGGTGCAGTGGGGCTGGGCGTACATCCCCGGCTACGAGCGCGTCTATCTCGCCGCCGACCCCGAGCACCTCCACCAGTTCGCCCCGACCGGTCTGGCGATCGACGCGCTCTTCCTCAACACGCAGGTGCCGCCGTTCGACGACGTCGCCGTGCGCCGCGCGTTGAACATCGTGCTCGACCGCGAGGACATCTCGAACTACGCCACCTCCGGCGTCTGGCCCGCGCTGCGCAGCGCGACCGGGCTGCCGCTGCCGGCCGGCGAGCCGTTCCTCGCTCCGGACCTCGCCGACCGGCGCCTCACGGTCGACGTCCCGGGTGCCACCGCGATCCTCGAGGACGCGGGGTACGACCTGGTGGACGGCGTCCTCCAGGACGAGGACGGCGTGCCCGTCACGTTCACGCTGACGAACCCCTCCGGGTGGACCGACTACATGTGGGAGCTCGAGGCGGTCAAGGACGCGGCCGCGCGGCTCGGCATCGTCGCGACGGTGGAGGGGCAGGACGAGGCCGAGTGGTTCGACAAGATCGGCACGGGCGACTTCCAGGCGTCGATGCACTGGACCGACGGCGGCGCGACGCCCTGGGACACGTACTCCAGCCAGATGAACGGCGCCCACCTGCGCCCGCTCGGCACCAGCGCCGACGCGAACTTCGGCCGGTTCCAGGACCCCGACGCGGACGCCGCGTTCCTGGTCTACGCCTCCTCGACCGACGCGGCGGAGCGCGCGGCCGCGCTGGCGACGATCCAGCACGTCTACGTCGACCAGGTCCCCGCGATCCCGCTCCTCGGGCGCCCGACGGCCGCCCAGTACTCGACCGTCGCCTACACCGGGTTCCCGTCGGACGCCGACCCGTACGCGTCGCCGCAGCCGACCAGCCCGGCCGCGTCGCTGATCCTCACGCGCCTCGTCCCGAGCGCAGGGGAGTAG
- a CDS encoding phosphatase PAP2 family protein has product MPADHAPTRPLPTSGGTGTRPLPATPPVLPPAPSGAPRPPVTPPPPVAAYPSGAPYPPGASYPPVASSPRGPHPAPRRVPTADADGPSTASRVVAAVVAVLAVAGAWLVWRFFVDTFAGQMLERAAFDGAVTGQGELWTVAEPVLDTVSVAFVVGGLGAAMGIALLRRRWGLAVQVAFLVVGANVTTQLVKHSLLGREELIGGWHWENSLPSGHTTVAGSVAAALLLVVPRAARPLVAVLGGAYTAATGISTLVGQWHRPSDVVAAVLVVLAWAALVCAFTPRSALDPGAGPSPGSTVMAVLLLLGAAAAGVAAALALRATPATWGTTAAQEVTAYAGGVAGVLAVTAAAFAVLLLVRQSTARPDVHAVRG; this is encoded by the coding sequence ATGCCAGCCGACCACGCCCCGACCCGGCCGCTGCCGACCAGCGGCGGGACGGGCACGCGACCGCTCCCGGCGACGCCGCCGGTGCTGCCGCCCGCGCCTTCCGGCGCCCCGCGCCCGCCGGTGACGCCGCCCCCTCCGGTCGCCGCGTACCCGTCGGGCGCCCCCTACCCGCCCGGGGCGTCGTACCCGCCCGTGGCCTCGAGCCCGCGGGGACCACACCCGGCACCCCGTCGTGTCCCGACCGCCGACGCCGACGGGCCCAGCACCGCGTCGCGCGTCGTCGCCGCCGTCGTCGCGGTGCTCGCCGTCGCGGGGGCGTGGCTCGTGTGGCGGTTCTTCGTCGACACGTTCGCCGGGCAGATGCTCGAGCGAGCCGCGTTCGACGGCGCCGTCACCGGCCAGGGCGAGCTCTGGACGGTGGCGGAGCCGGTCCTGGACACGGTCTCGGTCGCGTTCGTCGTCGGCGGCCTCGGCGCTGCCATGGGGATCGCGCTCCTGCGCCGGCGCTGGGGCCTCGCCGTGCAGGTGGCCTTCCTCGTCGTGGGGGCGAACGTCACGACGCAGCTCGTCAAGCACTCGCTCCTCGGTCGCGAGGAGCTGATCGGCGGCTGGCACTGGGAGAACTCGCTGCCGAGCGGGCACACCACCGTCGCCGGGTCGGTCGCCGCGGCCCTGCTGCTCGTCGTCCCGCGCGCGGCCCGTCCGCTCGTGGCGGTCCTCGGCGGCGCGTACACGGCCGCGACCGGGATCTCGACGCTCGTCGGGCAGTGGCACCGCCCGAGCGACGTCGTCGCCGCGGTCCTCGTCGTCCTCGCGTGGGCGGCGCTCGTGTGCGCCTTCACGCCGCGGTCGGCCCTCGACCCGGGCGCCGGCCCGTCGCCGGGCTCGACGGTCATGGCCGTCCTCCTCCTGCTCGGCGCCGCGGCGGCCGGGGTGGCGGCGGCGCTCGCGCTGCGGGCGACGCCCGCGACCTGGGGCACCACGGCCGCGCAGGAGGTCACCGCCTACGCCGGAGGGGTGGCGGGCGTGCTCGCGGTGACGGCCGCCGCGTTCGCCGTCCTGCTCCTCGTCCGGCAGTCCACGGCTCGCCCGGACGTGCACGCCGTTCGGGGGTAG
- the topA gene encoding type I DNA topoisomerase — translation MPRKLVIVESPAKARKIQGYLGDDYEVEASVGHIRDLPQPSELPADMKKGPYGKFAVDVDHGFDPYYEVYADKKKKVAELKRALKDADELYLATDEDREGEAIAWHLLEALKPKVPVKRMVFHEITREAIQRALQNTRDLDEHLVDAQETRRILDRLYGYEVSPVLWRKIAQGLSAGRVQSVATRLVVERERERMAFVAAEYWDVTGTFEHADASAADAGKAFGARLVQVGDARVASGRDFDDRGQLKAAAARDGVAHLDESTARAVVAGLADAAFAVRSLDTKPYTRRPAAPFTTSTLQQEASRKLRMSSRQAMRTAQSLYENGYITYMRTDSPSLSAEATTAARRQAAELYGPEFVPEKPRVYAAKNQGAQEAHEAIRPAGDSFRTPAQVKRELSDDQFKLYELVWKRTVASQMADAKGSTASVRLGATLSAAAGDVAGRDAVFAASGTVITFRGFLAAYEESSDVDRYAEDAPVVGTKGDDDARLPQMAEGDPLRGDDLTADGHSTSAPPRYTEASLVKALEELGIGRPSTYASTISTIQDRGYVLSRGQALVPSWLAFAVVRLLEEHFDRLVDYDFTARMEADLDEIAAGRRDRVAWLTEFYFGDAAKGEDAEGLRDLVANLGDIDARGINSVPIGEGIQLRVGRYGPYVEDLSVPVKEGENPPRASVPDDVAPDELTVAKARELLAAGADDGKVLGTDPVSGNEVVAKAGRYGPYVTEVLDLPPIDTSLSAAAQKKAKAAQPKPRTASLLKTQSLDTITIDDALRLLSLPRVVGTDPESGEEITAQNGRYGPYLKKGTDSRSLPDEESMFTVTLDEALELYKQPKRGRGQRAATPPLRELGDDPNSGKPIVVKDGRFGAYVTDGETNRTLPRDVTPESITPERAIELLAEKRAQGPAKKRTTARKPTAKKAPAKK, via the coding sequence ATGCCACGCAAGCTCGTGATCGTCGAGTCGCCCGCCAAGGCTCGCAAGATCCAGGGCTACCTCGGCGACGACTACGAGGTCGAGGCGAGCGTCGGGCACATCCGCGACCTGCCGCAGCCGTCCGAGCTGCCCGCGGACATGAAGAAGGGCCCGTACGGGAAGTTCGCGGTCGACGTCGACCACGGCTTCGACCCGTACTACGAGGTCTACGCGGACAAGAAGAAGAAGGTCGCCGAGCTCAAGCGCGCGCTCAAGGACGCCGACGAGCTCTACCTCGCGACGGATGAGGACCGCGAGGGCGAGGCCATCGCGTGGCACCTCCTCGAGGCGCTCAAGCCCAAGGTCCCGGTCAAGCGCATGGTCTTCCACGAGATCACGCGCGAGGCCATCCAGCGGGCGCTGCAGAACACGCGCGACCTCGACGAGCACCTCGTCGACGCGCAGGAGACCCGCCGCATCCTCGACCGCCTCTACGGCTACGAGGTCTCGCCCGTGCTGTGGCGCAAGATCGCCCAGGGGCTCTCGGCCGGGCGCGTGCAGTCGGTCGCGACGCGCCTCGTCGTCGAGCGCGAGCGCGAGCGCATGGCGTTCGTCGCAGCGGAGTACTGGGACGTCACGGGGACGTTCGAGCACGCGGACGCGTCCGCCGCCGACGCCGGGAAGGCGTTCGGCGCCCGGCTCGTGCAGGTCGGCGACGCACGCGTCGCCTCGGGCCGCGACTTCGACGACCGGGGGCAGCTCAAGGCGGCGGCGGCGCGCGACGGCGTCGCGCACCTCGACGAGTCGACGGCCCGCGCCGTCGTGGCGGGTCTCGCGGACGCCGCGTTCGCCGTGCGCTCGCTCGACACCAAGCCGTACACGCGCCGTCCCGCGGCGCCGTTCACGACGTCGACCCTCCAGCAGGAGGCCAGCCGCAAGCTGCGCATGTCGTCGCGCCAGGCCATGCGCACCGCGCAGTCGCTGTACGAGAACGGCTACATCACCTACATGCGCACGGACTCGCCGTCGCTGTCGGCGGAGGCCACGACGGCGGCCCGCCGCCAGGCGGCCGAGCTCTACGGCCCCGAGTTCGTGCCGGAGAAGCCGCGCGTCTACGCCGCGAAGAACCAGGGCGCGCAGGAGGCGCACGAGGCGATCCGTCCCGCGGGCGACTCGTTCCGCACGCCCGCGCAGGTCAAGCGCGAGCTGAGCGACGACCAGTTCAAGCTCTACGAGCTCGTGTGGAAGCGCACCGTCGCGTCGCAGATGGCGGACGCGAAGGGGTCGACGGCGTCCGTCCGCCTCGGCGCGACCCTCTCGGCCGCCGCGGGCGACGTCGCGGGCCGCGACGCGGTGTTCGCCGCGTCGGGCACCGTCATCACGTTCCGCGGGTTCCTCGCCGCGTACGAGGAGAGCTCCGACGTCGACCGGTACGCGGAGGACGCGCCCGTCGTCGGGACCAAGGGCGACGACGACGCGCGCCTGCCGCAGATGGCCGAGGGCGACCCGCTGCGCGGGGACGACCTCACGGCCGACGGGCACTCGACGTCCGCCCCGCCCCGCTACACCGAGGCGAGCCTCGTCAAGGCGCTCGAGGAGCTCGGCATCGGACGGCCCTCGACCTACGCGTCGACGATCTCCACGATCCAGGACCGCGGGTACGTGCTCTCGCGCGGGCAGGCGCTCGTGCCGAGCTGGCTCGCGTTCGCCGTCGTGCGGCTGCTCGAGGAGCACTTCGACCGGCTCGTCGACTACGACTTCACCGCGCGCATGGAGGCCGACCTCGACGAGATCGCCGCCGGGCGCCGCGACCGCGTGGCGTGGCTCACCGAGTTCTACTTCGGCGACGCCGCGAAGGGCGAGGACGCCGAGGGTCTGCGCGACCTCGTCGCGAACCTCGGCGACATCGACGCGCGCGGCATCAACTCGGTGCCGATCGGCGAGGGCATCCAGCTCCGCGTCGGGCGCTACGGCCCGTACGTGGAGGACCTCTCCGTCCCGGTCAAGGAGGGGGAGAACCCGCCGCGCGCGTCCGTGCCCGACGACGTCGCCCCCGACGAGCTGACCGTCGCCAAGGCGCGCGAGCTCCTCGCGGCCGGTGCCGACGACGGCAAGGTGCTCGGCACCGACCCCGTCTCGGGCAACGAGGTCGTCGCGAAGGCCGGACGCTACGGGCCCTACGTCACCGAGGTCCTCGACCTCCCGCCGATCGACACGAGCCTGTCCGCCGCCGCACAGAAGAAGGCGAAGGCCGCGCAGCCCAAGCCGCGCACGGCGTCGCTGCTCAAGACGCAGTCGCTCGACACGATCACGATCGACGACGCGCTGCGCCTGCTGTCGCTGCCGCGCGTCGTCGGGACGGACCCCGAGTCGGGCGAGGAGATCACGGCGCAGAACGGCCGCTACGGGCCCTACCTCAAGAAGGGCACCGACTCGCGGTCGCTGCCCGACGAGGAGTCGATGTTCACCGTCACGCTCGACGAGGCGCTCGAGCTGTACAAGCAGCCCAAGCGCGGGCGCGGCCAGCGCGCCGCGACCCCGCCCCTGCGCGAGCTCGGCGACGACCCGAACAGCGGCAAGCCGATCGTCGTCAAGGACGGCCGCTTCGGCGCCTACGTCACCGACGGCGAGACGAACCGCACGCTGCCCCGCGACGTCACGCCCGAGTCGATCACCCCCGAGCGCGCGATCGAGCTCCTCGCCGAGAAGCGCGCCCAGGGCCCGGCGAAGAAGCGCACCACGGCCCGCAAGCCGACCGCGAAGAAGGCCCCCGCGAAGAAGTAG